Below is a window of Schistocerca cancellata isolate TAMUIC-IGC-003103 chromosome 4, iqSchCanc2.1, whole genome shotgun sequence DNA.
CTCCATTCCCATTTCTGTCCACCTACCGACTACAAATGGTGATATCCTAGCTTTACACACCATTAAAATAAAGTTGCTCCAATTTGTTCACAGTCACAATCACCCAAGTTTCACGTGATATGGTACCTCAGATACGATTTGGCACATCCAATGAATTTTTTACTGCCACCGCCGTAGCTCAGCACTCAGAAAATATCTCCATCTCTTGCGTAAAGTTTGTGTGAGTCTTTTGATAAACACAGTCCAGAAAGTAAGCAATTTTCTGTCTTTCCTACTAACCCACCCTACGTTCAGCACCTTTTCTATTTGAGAAGCAGCATTCTATCACATATACATCTTCAATTTCCCAGCAATCTGCAGTTTTTACAATTTGTATTACACCATAAATTGTAAATGGTACTCCACAGAGACTAGTATGCACTGTTATGAAAGCTTGTCACAGATAGAAACTGTGTGCCAAACAGGTACTTCCCTCTGCCACCAAAACAGAGGGTCCAGGTACTACTTCTAGCCCGGCCCACAGTTTCGGTCTGCTGACAAGTTTCAAAACAACACACCACTGTAGAGTGAAATGTGCATTTTGGAAACAAACCCTAAGGTCTAGTTGAGTCTTTTCTTTAATACTTGTTATTCCCATGCACACTTGAATGTAGTTTGGAACATGTTAGTGATAGTGACAGAACTGAAGACCTTAATTTGGGCCCATACAGCTCAGCCAGTAAGAGCACTGCTTGGAGAAGATGAAGGAGTAACTGTAATTAAATGCAGGATACTGTTTCatgattgtaatttttttctggAGAAATAAAGTAATAGAGAACCAaagaaccaaatgcaagaatgtcaTTGGATACGGATTAAGTTGAAACTGATAATAATAATTGATGAGTGCATATAGAATACATACTGTATGCATATAGAGTACATACTGTTACTCAGttatcaaaattataaaaaaaggacAATCTAGAAACAGTCTTCTTCATTCATGACTCAGTGGCACTATCTCTAAGAGATTTAGATTTCATACGATAGATCACCTTATACGGGGTATCCCAGTGGAAactgtcaatattcagggatatgacagaaacagtCATTCATAGAAAAGGTGTCTAGtaaccatgggctctaaaatgcctaccttaagagctatgagcactttttcacctttgatactgtgaaacaaatctcttctgctgcaagctctttgcctttCACATGCTGAAAGGTGTTAGtgtgtacaaaaaaagaaaaaaattcgagtAAACacgagctctaaagtgcataccttaagagctacgagactctgttcatcttcactactgctacttaaaaagtgctcatagcttcttTTTTCTAACACCCCACACAATCAGGCCCTGAAGACCATGAGAAAATCAACTGGtccccatttcatcctcagtcatGTATCATTGGATGCGGGGATGTGATATGGAGGGGCACGGGGTCAGCAGCCGACACTCCTCACCGTTGCCGACATTGGAGCCATctcctctcaatcaagtagctcctcaattggcatcacgagcctaAGTGTACCCCAGTTTAGTCTTCAACCAaggaaaaaatccctggcagtaccagtaATTGAACCCAGGTCCCCCACATGAGATGTCTCAAGTTGACCACTCTGCTATGGAGGCAGATGataatagctcttaaggaatgcattttagaatcctatgtttactagacttttttgctttgaatgatcatacctgtcatatccctggatattgatcattcctcctgggacacccttcaTGTACTATAAGAAATGTTCAATGGATATACATTTCGAATGACTAGACATCCAATGAAGGAAAGAATGAGAAGCCTAAGACAGTAAAGTAGGCGTGCTCACTATCTGAAGAGAAAAGTTTTTAGCAATTGGACTTGATCTCATGACCTAAATCTGCACAGTATCTATTCTTTGCAGTAGAAGACGATCCAGTTGCCGAGAGGAAAAATATGTCTAAACCatgacagttgtgtgtgtgtgtgtgtgtgtgtgtgtgtgtgtgtgtgtgtgtgtgtgtgtgtgaagattaATACATTTCACTACAACCTCAAGCAAACGAAAACTTGGCAGATGCTGAgtgatttttattgtttattaaatgTTTCATTATCTCTATGAGGTGGGTTGCTGTTGAAGGTGATTTCAGCTGATTGCTTGCAAGTGACAATAGGAACAAGGGCACTTTTAATTAGAAAAATAGTGTTGGAAGGCTTTTCCATACAGCTTGCCCTTTGTGAAGCCACTATTTATTTCCTCATGTACACATTTCATTGCTGCAACCGTGCCCCTGAGAATCACTTATTTTTGTAGTGAATTGCCAGAAGAGGACTACTGATGTACCATTAATCAAAATGTATTATGGCCTCATTCCGCTCTCTTATAAGAAACTTCTAGATCCATATAAGAAACGATACAACTTTGCCTATTTGGATAGGCAAGTTACAAAACATGATAATCAGATTTGCTGCTGAGATTGGGGTTTTGATGAGGGTACTGGAAACTGGTAAGCTGAAACAGCCTGCATCTCGAATTAAATGTATTTCCAAATGTAGAGAACAAACAGCaaggatttttgaaaaaaaaaaaaaaaatacaaatctcTTCAATGGAAATATAAAATTCATTATGCCAAAAGAAAAATCTACCATTTGTTAAAATTATAATGCAAAACAAAggcaaaaactgaagaaaaatgtgtGTCTTGCACGTCCATTTCTGCTTGCCATCAGTAGCAATAACTCCACATCCAAAATAGCAAGGCATTTAAAGCACCATTTTACAGGATTTTCATCATACTTGATAATAAAAATTCTTCCATTGGAAATATAATATGGGTATCATGAATGTCAAAAGTATTCAAGCAAGGATatctcaaacagaaaaaaatgcacatGAAATAGATCATTACATCTGTCTATCCTCATATAACATACAACAGCCGTCCAAAGTGACCACCTTCTTCCTGCATACAACAGCTGTCTACAGTGACCACCTTCTTCCTGTTGCATGCTGGCAGTATTCATTAAGGATCGAGAGACTAACAAAATGCATCCTTCAGTTGCCTGGGCTCAGCAAAAAGGAGATAGCAAAAGTAGATAACAAGGTTAATTAGTGTATCACGTAAACAAATCTGACATGGAACTTATGACTAGTGTATGTGAAGTGAGATATCAAGATAAACTGGCAGTTGCCCTATGTGAGTGTAGTACATTGACTGAAAACCATACACTGGGTACCACCTTATAAATGTCGTGCTGAAACTGAGGCTATGCCAACAGCAGCACATTGTCACCATCACATGTAATGACAACAATGAGGACTTGCTTTTGTGTCAATTTTGGTGTAAATGTTCATTGAGGACACATTTCGGAATTTTATTCATGAGTATAACAAACTTTTATGCTCATAAAATGCAAATATGATTCACTAATTTCATTTCTCTCTCAACAAATCAAATTCACAGTTTTGTTTTGTTAAAAAATGGGTCTTAATAGGCACCAATAAATATGCAAGTATCTTAGTGATATGGGAAAAACACTGTTACAAGTAAATTTAATTAATTCTGAGGTTGCACCAGTGTGGCTGACACTATCAATCTGACATCAAAATATATCCTGAAATATTTCTATATGTCACACAATTTCTttgatccacccccccccccccccccctccgaatctTTTTTCTCCCCAGAATCACCAGACTGCAAATAAAGTGCAGGTGTCACTAGCATTAGAACTGTTTAACCGTATTGCTTATGTTACAAACATTTCTTGCATAGGAACCTTTAGATTATTTAAGTACTTAATCACTTAATCCTAGCAACTGCCATATGACCCTACAatcagttttaattaattaataccaACTATCATGTAACCCAATAATTGCTCTACACTTCAAACTATAGTCTCATCCCGtgagaaaattaataataaaatagctTTCACACAACAAGACTTTCTCGTTCGATCTTGAATATAATTAATTCAAACTCAACACAACCCCCTCAAAGTCTACCTAAAACTGAAATGTTCACACTGTATAATCAGTCACAGAACTACACTACAgtactattttctttctttataatcTACAGCTTATCACTGTCTGCAATTTTCTAAATTGATATTCAATAGCATCTTCTCATCTGTTGCTTAAACAGCTCATTAATAATTTCATCATTTGCTACAAGTATCACAATATGAATTTCAAAACTATTTTGTTCCTCTAGATCTCTTAGATATAAGtagaaatactgcaaaattaaaagttgttCACCCCAGAGAGGGTAGCAATGAGtttgttacaattttcaaaactGCTTTTTCTCTTCACTGGTGTATATTATTCATTTGGAACATACAGTATACCAGAAACGCTATCTTCCAAATGCTGTGCCACATAGCTATGGATAAACAGATAAGACAGCACGTCAATGAAAGGCACTGGAAAATCCTGTAAACGAGGGAATGGACACTAACTATATGTTGAGAAGTGTTGGTGCATCTCTGATAATAACCCAAGAATATAGTCTGACCACTTTAAGTTCAAGATCACTGGCAAGAACAATACTAAAGCCGCATGAGCCATTAGCATTCTCATGGTAATAAACACAATCATTGTAACACAAATTATGACTTTCACTGCCACCACCGGGTCAAAAAGAAAATCTGATTGAAGTTAATGTTAGCAAAATATATTATTGAATATATATATAGGGCTGTAAGCAATTGTACAAGCAAAATGCTAGAAAAATCATCACACTTGTACCATCAACTACTTGAATCTGGCAGTAAATTACCGGCAACTTATTGCAAAATGAAGCACACAAGGGTCAAAGTGGTAAATCAAATGCAACACCACAACCATCTATTTATTCTTTCAATGAATAATTTGACTGTGTATCCTGCAGACACAGATTATTATGCATTCATACCATTTTGCCAGGAGAAAGGAGTCTACTTTCATTTACCTTTTTTATACCATGTGAAAATGACCTGACTGGTAACAAGTTCAATGGCTGAACGAATCCCCCTCTCAGCAACATAGTTTACATTGTGTGGAACTTCCTGATACTTGAGACTTTAATCCAGACCCTCGCTTTTCTTGGGCAATGCTCTTAGCAACTGATTTATCCAGGCTTCAACTCCTACTCATAAGATTTCCGATGTGCTTTGCTGGACTGACACCTCAGAGAAATGGTTAAGTCACAGCTATCTTACACCTCTTCTTACATTCAAATTTTAGTACGGTattgtaattttaaatatttactctGATGCTGGGAGAAATATGACCTAAGATACAAACCTTACTGAAAAATTGCAATGTTTATAAGACAATTTGGTTGTTCTTAATTCTAAATgttggaattttaaaaaaaaaacctaaattagaatAGCCAAAGTACAGCTCACATCCTGATCTACAAGAAAATGAAGGTACTGAGCAAAGCAGATCAGTATCAGGCCTATTTCCTAGTGGAAGTGTACAGAAAATTAACAAATTATCAACTGAGTCACACATGGAGTAAAACCATAACTGCTTCAGTTCATTCTTTTTGAGTCAAATTATCCctgaagaacagaaataaaatactATTTTACAATTGTCAATTAAAATGAAAAAGACTACAGATTaactcaaaacaactaaatttaatgtGAAAGAAATGTAAATTTAGAATCTGAATAATACTGCCATGTATAATATTACAAATGAGAAACTAAACCTCTAAATACTGCTGTTAGGGTGATTTATATGTACCAGAGCAGACAAGCTTCACTTCATTTATTGATGAACAATCCACAAATATCCTGTATTGTTCAATAACAATAGCAAAACACTTTTAGAAAAAACTTCCAAAATCACTCTCTAGATCTTAAAAATTAACATATCTGAAGGAACACAAATCATCTGGGTGCAGAAATTACTAATACCTACAAATATGGAATGAACAAAATATTCTGatatgattaaaaataaaattttaaccaaCACAGAGTGGAGGTAAGGGAGGAGGAAACATTGGCTGAACTGTATAGCAACACTCAGTGTCTGGAGTTTGAATTCCAGAGCATTTTCACCTTGCTATGAATATCTAACAAATGCCTCTGCTGTTGCAAAAATTCTGGCAGTCTATTTTAAGGAATTACATTCTGACTTTGTACTTAAGTGGTAATGTTTGTTTTTACTTTCCCTATATCAATATTCAACCCAGCTTCTGAATATATGCTTAATACATTCATTATTATGAAAATCAAACAGTGCAGACAAGAAACTGCTAGCAAATAGAATGTACACTGTTTTTTTACAGTACAACTGTATACAACTCACAATCTAGCATTTTAACCTACATACAGCAGTGTGGCATATGAAGAAAAATGTTTTAACATAGGAAGTGCCTGAATTGTGGCAGCAGTTCTAAAGTTAAGCATACAGCAATAAGACAGACGTTATCACAGTTAAAtacaaatattctaaaactgatgtCATCATTTACAACCAGTTTTAAGGCACAATCTAAAAAGTGAGATGTCTCTCAGAATTTTCTGTAATATAAACATACAATGTCAGTCTTTTGTATCAGTACCTTGGAACTATTTATCACAAGATGTAGAAGTGATTTTACAAACATATGTTCCATGAAGCAGTGACCTGCCAAACTGAATTAAGAAAGCTGCccaggatagagagagagagagagagagagagagagagagagagagagagagagggggggggggggacactacgTGGGGGCACACGGGAAAAATGGGGTAAAAATTAGATAGTGGCATGAGAAAAGTGGAGAGAGAAGTCGTATTCTAAGGAGGGCAGATGGGGAACAGTGATGCAGAGTGGTGGAGTGAAGCAGGGGCAAAAGGTGAGAAGTggtggagtgagggggggggggggggaggtgggcagATGGTGAGAAGTGGTGGAATGAAGGGGGGCAGATGGTGATAAGTGGTGGAGTGAAGAAGGGACAGAAGATGGGAAGTGGTGGAGTGAAGGGGGACGGATTACAAGTGATAGAGTGCAAGGGGAAAGATGAGAAGTGGTGGAGTGAAGCAGGAGCAAAAAGTGAGAAGTGGTGGAGTAATAGAGTGACAGAAGGGATAAAATCGTGGAGTGAAAGGGTGGAGTAGAGGGGTGAAGTGCTGAAGTGAACAGATATAGCTGGGGAGAAGTGAGGAAGTGAAGTAGAGGGAGGTGGTAAGTAGGGAGGAGGGAGGCCACACATCTGCTGTGTTATGTAGGTCTTACATTACTAGTCACtgagaaattttaaattatttcttatgTAATAACTAAAATGCCGAGTCTACAGTGACACCTCAGTTGAACTGAAAGAAATTAAGCTACAATTTAAACTGATTTACTGTAAAGGAAAACAGCTATCTTGCCATTAGAAAAATATTTAATCAATTCCATAACATAAACTGATAAGTTTCTATTTACTATATACAGTttaaatacaaataatctttatcACAGTATCATGAGAACAGTAATGCTAGCTCAACAAGTACATAATTTTCAGCACAACGTTAACCGCAGGAGCTGCTTTATATTGCCCATTTTGATTATCATGGTTGAATATTAAAGCTTTGGCTAACTCACGAATGCAACAACATAATGGGCTTAAAATTATTGGCCTGCTAGAAATATTCCAACAACAAAACGTAAGCAACATATTTATACTCTTTTGTAACTGTTGGACTGTCTGCATTACAGAGTTGGAACAAGTTTTCTGAATCCCTCCTCCTAGAATTCTGTTCCATATATTGAGACTGTAAAACTGAGATTTTTTTCTTTCATACATCAAAATTTAGCACAAATTAACAGTTTATGACATTAATTTAAAACATAGACTTTTCTGCACAAAATGGAAGTATACAGCATCAATTGAAAGTTTATTTGCTAAAATGAGTCGGGGATGATGGCACTTTAACACAATGGTCACATTTAACCtaacgagaaagaagaagaagggaaaaaaaagtaaCAGAAACATGCTGTAGCTATTATGGGCAGCTGATATTTAAGTTATCTTTTTAAATCAATGTAGCAGAATTCATTATATGACAATGAATACACTGATAACTTGTGATACAAAATTCTGGGAAGTATCTCAGGAACTTTATATTATGAACCATTATCACCAATGATGTGGCATGACATACTAACAGTCTTTCAACAGAAAACTGCCACATAACAGAACAAAGAGTTCCAAATACTCAAGCTTGTCAGCCCACATGCTTTTATGCAAGGAAAACacttttctttcagtttagaattgAATGGCAGGCACCTTTTGACATGCAAATTACAAAAACTTGGTTTGTTGGTGTTGCTTATTGATTGGAACAGGTTTTTTTATTTCTCCACAACGGAGGACTCAATAAATGTTAAAAACTACATAATTAAGTATCTTTAACATCACTGGCTGGTGTTAATGGTAATAATGAAAGGCGACAAATGTAAGCATTCTTCATCTCGTTGTATGCAGTTTAAGTAGCTATATGAATTCTGGCTTGATACGTTTCAAATACTGTTACCAAAAACTTGATTCTTGCAAGTAATTCACTTGGAAGAACTGAAGCatatcattaaataaaaaatgaagtatAAATATATCTAAGTACTAAATCATTCCTCCAGTGAATGACAGGCAACTAGTAAAAGGCACAGGCAACTGTACAAAACTCTGAGTTACAATCGGACTCACTAGTAAATATGTATTAAGTTGATGCTTACAACAAATCAACATTGGGCAGTGTAGCCtatacaatattaacagtaaccctACATTTGGCAACAATATCCAATTAAATATAGGGTACTTGACTTCCCAGCGTACGGAAAATGTGAGGTTGCAAATACAGGACGGGGATGCCCTTTATGTCAATTATCACAAGCCATGTGCACACGGCACATACTGTACCATAACTAGGCAAATGCACAAATCCCTGATATCGCTGTTGTATTTCTATCCTTCAGACCCCAGACAGCACCATAATTACACAATTCACGGCTGCAGTTTCACAAAATTACGGTCCATTTGCCAGTCTGCGTGACGACTAGCATACCACAGCCAATGGCGCAGTCACGGTTATCAGTCACAGGTGCGCATATTTCATATTCCGTACACGTCACTACTCAGTATCCGTGACATGCAACAATATAACAGCCAAATCAACCAAATCATCTTAGTCTATAATTGTATACGGTAGTATATGAAGCAACTCTCCAGCTGCAGTCGTCCGCGATACACACTCGTGCCATTCTCTAAACTTGCCATCGTGAGACACATTTCCAGTCACACCATCTATCTCGCCATCCAGAAGATCTTCTGCTCGGTAATCGCAATGGACAGACGGTGAGGTCTCCTCTCGACACACTGCAGAGGCATCAATTGGAGGAAGCCTAGACATTATTTCTGCAATCTGAGCACAGATATCACCCGATCTGGTGGAATCACTGACAGCGTTCAGCAGTGACGACACTGAGCGAGCTGGTGACAGTGAAGGTGAGGGAGTGGGCGACGGTGCAGGAGGGGGAGGTTTTACAGTTTGGGCTGCGGGAACAGAGCTCGCATCGATTCGAGACTGGCGTACCCGCTTCACCGAGGACAAATGCGTACTAGCAGTTTTCACAGATGGCATACTGATGACAGCAGTACCGACATCGTCTCTGAGTGGTGGTGTCGGGGAGGGAGTTGGTACAGATGGGGCAGGTGACGTACACAGGGTACGAGATACAGGTTCATGGGGTGGAACACCTGCGGTGTTAGAATGTACTTGTAGCTGATGAGGTCGCACTACAGGTGACAGCGGTTTCCGCACTACAGGAGATACCGGCTTCCGCACTACCAGAGACACTGGGGTCACAACTGCAGGAGACAGAGGTTGCCTCAGTGCTGGAGAGACGGGCTGCCTCACCGCCGGTGACACGGGCTGCCTCACCGCCGGTGACACGGGCTGCCTCACCGCCGGTGACACGGGCTGCCTCACCGCCGGTGACACGGGCTGCCTCACCGCCGGAGACACGGGCTGCCTCACCGCCGGAGACACGGGCTGCCTCACCGCCGGAGACACGGGCTGCCTCACCGCCGGAGACACGGGCTGCCTCACCGCCGGAGACACGGGCTGCCTCACCGCCGGAGAAACGGGCTGCCTCACCGCCGGAGAAACGGGCTGCCTCACCGCCGGAGAAACGGGCTGCCTCACCGCCGGAGAAACGGGCTGCCTCACCGCCGGAGACACGGGCTGCCTCACCGCAGGAGAGACGGGCTGTCTCACCGCAGGAGACACGGGCTGCCTCGAAGCCGGAGACGAGGGCTGCCGTATTGCCGGAGAAGCCCGTGCGTGCAATGCGGGAGATACCGGTTTTGGCTCCGGAGTCGTACTCGAAGGCGTGTACGATCCACTGCTGGTGCAAGAACTCAGACCGGCCAGCAGTTCCTGAGTAGTCTTCACACGCAGTGCTCGAGCTGCCGAAGCCAATTTCTTTTTGACTATGTCGTCATTATGACAGTTAGTTGAACGGTGAGCACGGCGACGCCTACCAGTCGTCGCCGAGCCTTTAACGGCAGGGACACTTTCTATAGGATTGTCTGTTTCAAGCCCGCCATTCACTTGTCGTGCGACTTTAGCTGGAGGCTGACCTTCGTCCGAGTCATCTTTTCGGAGCCGCTTGTTGGCGGCAATGGTCCTCGGTACAGAGTCTGCATGGTGTGGAGGTCGACCGGGAGAGCCTGCTGGTGAATGGGGTCCCGGGCTAGCTCCGTGTCCAGGTGTGGGTCCACTTTGTACTGGACTTGCTCCTGCACTGGCACACGCACTTGCACCAACACTCGCACCGTTCACTCT
It encodes the following:
- the LOC126185087 gene encoding mediator of RNA polymerase II transcription subunit 26-like isoform X3 translates to MQHSPSEIKEKLLRALDKEYNVINYGAVEEVIGLLENTPVTKEVLETTRLGRYINELRKKTTDEMLAKRAKGLVRQWRHMIMPERQSPAHRVNGASVGASACASAGASPVQSGPTPGHGASPGPHSPAGSPGRPPHHADSVPRTIAANKRLRKDDSDEGQPPAKVARQVNGGLETDNPIESVPAVKGSATTGRRRRAHRSTNCHNDDIVKKKLASAARALRVKTTQELLAGLSSCTSSGSYTPSSTTPEPKPVSPALHARASPAIRQPSSPASRQPVSPAVRQPVSPAVRQPVSPAVRQPVSPAVRQPVSPAVRQPVSPAVRQPVSPAVRQPVSPAVRQPVSPAVRQPVSPAVRQPVSPAVRQPVSPAVRQPVSPAVRQPVSPALRQPLSPAVVTPVSLVVRKPVSPVVRKPLSPVVRPHQLQVHSNTAGVPPHEPVSRTLCTSPAPSVPTPSPTPPLRDDVGTAVISMPSVKTASTHLSSVKRVRQSRIDASSVPAAQTVKPPPPAPSPTPSPSLSPARSVSSLLNAVSDSTRSGDICAQIAEIMSRLPPIDASAVCREETSPSVHCDYRAEDLLDGEIDGVTGNVSHDGKFREWHECVSRTTAAGELLHILPYTIID
- the LOC126185087 gene encoding proteoglycan 4-like isoform X7, which encodes MQHSPSEIKEKLLRALDKEYNVINYGAVEEVIGLLENTPVTKEVLETTRLGRYINELRKKTTDEMLAKRAKGLVRQWRHMIMPERQSPAHRVNGASVGASACASAGASPVQSGPTPGHGASPGPHSPAGSPGRPPHHADSVPRTIAANKRLRKDDSDEGQPPAKVARQVNGGLETDNPIESVPAVKGSATTGRRRRAHRSTNCHNDDIVKKKLASAARALRVKTTQELLAGLSSCTSSGSYTPSSTTPEPKPVSPALHARASPAIRQPSSPASRQPVSPAVRQPVSPAVRQPVSPAVRQPVSPAVRQPVSPAVRQPVSPAVRQPVSPAVRQPVSPAVRQPVSPAVRQPVSPAVRQPVSPALRQPLSPAVVTPVSLVVRKPVSPVVRKPLSPVVRPHQLQVHSNTAGVPPHEPVSRTLCTSPAPSVPTPSPTPPLRDDVGTAVISMPSVKTASTHLSSVKRVRQSRIDASSVPAAQTVKPPPPAPSPTPSPSLSPARSVSSLLNAVSDSTRSGDICAQIAEIMSRLPPIDASAVCREETSPSVHCDYRAEDLLDGEIDGVTGNVSHDGKFREWHECVSRTTAAGELLHILPYTIID
- the LOC126185087 gene encoding mediator of RNA polymerase II transcription subunit 26-like isoform X8, whose amino-acid sequence is MQHSPSEIKEKLLRALDKEYNVINYGAVEEVIGLLENTPVTKEVLETTRLGRYINELRKKTTDEMLAKRAKGLVRQWRHMIMPERQSPAHRVNGASVGASACASAGASPVQSGPTPGHGASPGPHSPAGSPGRPPHHADSVPRTIAANKRLRKDDSDEGQPPAKVARQVNGGLETDNPIESVPAVKGSATTGRRRRAHRSTNCHNDDIVKKKLASAARALRVKTTQELLAGLSSCTSSGSYTPSSTTPEPKPVSPALHARASPAIRQPSSPASRQPVSPAVRQPVSPAVRQPVSPAVRQPVSPAVRQPVSPAVRQPVSPAVRQPVSPAVRQPVSPAVRQPVSPAVRQPVSPALRQPLSPAVVTPVSLVVRKPVSPVVRKPLSPVVRPHQLQVHSNTAGVPPHEPVSRTLCTSPAPSVPTPSPTPPLRDDVGTAVISMPSVKTASTHLSSVKRVRQSRIDASSVPAAQTVKPPPPAPSPTPSPSLSPARSVSSLLNAVSDSTRSGDICAQIAEIMSRLPPIDASAVCREETSPSVHCDYRAEDLLDGEIDGVTGNVSHDGKFREWHECVSRTTAAGELLHILPYTIID
- the LOC126185087 gene encoding mediator of RNA polymerase II transcription subunit 26-like isoform X1 — protein: MQHSPSEIKEKLLRALDKEYNVINYGAVEEVIGLLENTPVTKEVLETTRLGRYINELRKKTTDEMLAKRAKGLVRQWRHMIMPERQSPAHRVNGASVGASACASAGASPVQSGPTPGHGASPGPHSPAGSPGRPPHHADSVPRTIAANKRLRKDDSDEGQPPAKVARQVNGGLETDNPIESVPAVKGSATTGRRRRAHRSTNCHNDDIVKKKLASAARALRVKTTQELLAGLSSCTSSGSYTPSSTTPEPKPVSPALHARASPAIRQPSSPASRQPVSPAVRQPVSPAVRQPVSPAVRQPVSPAVRQPVSPAVRQPVSPAVRQPVSPAVRQPVSPAVRQPVSPAVRQPVSPAVRQPVSPAVRQPVSPAVRQPVSPAVRQPVSPAVRQPVSPAVRQPVSPAVRQPVSPALRQPLSPAVVTPVSLVVRKPVSPVVRKPLSPVVRPHQLQVHSNTAGVPPHEPVSRTLCTSPAPSVPTPSPTPPLRDDVGTAVISMPSVKTASTHLSSVKRVRQSRIDASSVPAAQTVKPPPPAPSPTPSPSLSPARSVSSLLNAVSDSTRSGDICAQIAEIMSRLPPIDASAVCREETSPSVHCDYRAEDLLDGEIDGVTGNVSHDGKFREWHECVSRTTAAGELLHILPYTIID
- the LOC126185087 gene encoding uncharacterized protein LOC126185087 isoform X2, giving the protein MQHSPSEIKEKLLRALDKEYNVINYGAVEEVIGLLENTPVTKEVLETTRLGRYINELRKKTTDEMLAKRAKGLVRQWRHMIMPERQSPAHRVNGASVGASACASAGASPVQSGPTPGHGASPGPHSPAGSPGRPPHHADSVPRTIAANKRLRKDDSDEGQPPAKVARQVNGGLETDNPIESVPAVKGSATTGRRRRAHRSTNCHNDDIVKKKLASAARALRVKTTQELLAGLSSCTSSGSYTPSSTTPEPKPVSPALHARASPAIRQPSSPASRQPVSPAVRQPVSPAVRQPVSPAVRQPVSPAVRQPVSPAVRQPVSPAVRQPVSPAVRQPVSPAVRQPVSPAVRQPVSPAVRQPVSPAVRQPVSPAVRQPVSPAVRQPVSPAVRQPVSPALRQPLSPAVVTPVSLVVRKPVSPVVRKPLSPVVRPHQLQVHSNTAGVPPHEPVSRTLCTSPAPSVPTPSPTPPLRDDVGTAVISMPSVKTASTHLSSVKRVRQSRIDASSVPAAQTVKPPPPAPSPTPSPSLSPARSVSSLLNAVSDSTRSGDICAQIAEIMSRLPPIDASAVCREETSPSVHCDYRAEDLLDGEIDGVTGNVSHDGKFREWHECVSRTTAAGELLHILPYTIID
- the LOC126185087 gene encoding mediator of RNA polymerase II transcription subunit 26-like isoform X5; this translates as MQHSPSEIKEKLLRALDKEYNVINYGAVEEVIGLLENTPVTKEVLETTRLGRYINELRKKTTDEMLAKRAKGLVRQWRHMIMPERQSPAHRVNGASVGASACASAGASPVQSGPTPGHGASPGPHSPAGSPGRPPHHADSVPRTIAANKRLRKDDSDEGQPPAKVARQVNGGLETDNPIESVPAVKGSATTGRRRRAHRSTNCHNDDIVKKKLASAARALRVKTTQELLAGLSSCTSSGSYTPSSTTPEPKPVSPALHARASPAIRQPSSPASRQPVSPAVRQPVSPAVRQPVSPAVRQPVSPAVRQPVSPAVRQPVSPAVRQPVSPAVRQPVSPAVRQPVSPAVRQPVSPAVRQPVSPAVRQPVSPAVRQPVSPALRQPLSPAVVTPVSLVVRKPVSPVVRKPLSPVVRPHQLQVHSNTAGVPPHEPVSRTLCTSPAPSVPTPSPTPPLRDDVGTAVISMPSVKTASTHLSSVKRVRQSRIDASSVPAAQTVKPPPPAPSPTPSPSLSPARSVSSLLNAVSDSTRSGDICAQIAEIMSRLPPIDASAVCREETSPSVHCDYRAEDLLDGEIDGVTGNVSHDGKFREWHECVSRTTAAGELLHILPYTIID